From the Candidatus Alcyoniella australis genome, the window CCCCGTGGCAGGGCTGGCGCTGTTCGTCGGATTTGTTATCTTCTTGTTCTATCCGTTTCGCAGTTGAGGACTGGTAGGAATATGGCAAAGCGCAAAGATGAATTCAGGGCCGGCGCGGCTGCGGTCAGGATTACGCCCACCGATCTGGGGAAATGCTACCTGGCGGGGTTCGCGCCCAACCGCATCTGCCGCGGGGTGCTCGATCCGCTCTGGGCGCGGGCGCTTTACATCAGCGACGGCAGCACCGAGCTGGCGCTGGTGGCCTGCGACCTGATCGGCCTGAGCTGGCAGTTCGTGCAACAGATCCGCTCGCGGATCAGCGGCATCGACCAGCACAACGTGTTGATCCACTGCACACACACGCACTCCGGGCCGGACACCATGGGATTGTGGGGCAAGGCCCTGGGCGAGCTGCCGCTGGTCTCGGGCATCGACCCGCAGTACATGGATTCGCTGTTCGACGAGATCGCCTTTGCCGTAAACAAAGCGCGGATCAACGCCCGACCGGCAGTCGCCTACACTGCGGTCGATCGCACGGATCGCGCCGGATGGGTCGAGAACATCCGCGAACCGAATCTGATCGACGAGCAGATGACGTTGCTGCGGCTCGACGACCTCGCCGGCCGGACGATCGCCACGCTGGTCAACTTCGGCTGTCATCCCGAGACGCTGTGGGATCGCAACCACCTGCTCTCGCCGGACTACCCCGCGCAACTGCTGACGACCGTCGAGTCGGCCCTGGGCGGAGTGGGGCTGTTCGTCTCCGGCGCCCTGGGCGGAATGGTCACCCCGGCGCTGACCGAAGACACGTCCCAGGCGCGCAGACGCGAGTTCACGGTCGAGCTGGGCACACACCTGGGACAGTGCGCGGTGGACGCGCTGCAAAAGGCGCGCAAGGTCGACGCGCCGTCGATCGACTACCGCCGCGCGGAGCTGCTGCTGCCGTTTGAGAACAAGCTGCTGGCCTTCATGAGCAACATGGGCGTGCTCGGCGAGCGCAGGCCCGAGGGGGGACGGCTGCGTACCGAGGTCGCCGCGATCCGCCTGGGACCGCTGGGCGCAATCACCATGCCCGGCGAAACCCTGCCCGCGGTGGGGCTCGCGGCCAAGGAGCTGCTCGACTGTAAGCACAAGATGCTGTTCTCGCTTTGCAACGACGAGCTGGGCTACATCCTTCCCGAGTCGGACTTCGGCAACGGGCTCTACGAATACGAGAGCAAGATGAGCGTGGGGCCGCACACTGCGCCCGAGCTGCTTGGCGCACTGGCCAGTCTGATCGCAGACTAAACCCCGCCCATGGTCGAATCGCAGAATCAGCCTTCCGAGTCAAAGAAACTCAAGGTAATAAACCGCAAGCGTCTGCTGCTCTACCTGTGCGCGGCCGTGCTCCTGGGACTGCTCGCCTATACCCTGTTGGGCCCTGGGCGCTGGTGGCCGCCCGAGGATCACCCGGTGCGTATCGACATGGCGGGCCACTTCCTCTCTCCCGATCAGCTCGCAGGGCTCGACGCGTACTTCACGCGCGAGATCCCCAACCCGCCGCTACGGCCGATCGAGTTCGGCCCCGACCAGCAGCGCGTGCTGATGCTCGGCCTCAAAGGCAGCGACTGGCGGCTGCTCGCGCCCCAGGTGCGCGAGGGCAAGCTGCCGAACATGGAACGCATGCTGGCGGCGGGTGCCGCGGGCAACCTGCGATCAACGCTCAACGTGGTCGACCTCTCGGTCTGGGTTTCGGCAATGAGCGGACTGCCGCGGCCCGACGGGCATTACGTGGACTGGCCCGGCCCGCACATCTGGCAGATGGCCGCGCAGGGCGGCAAGCGCGTGGCGCCGCTGGCGCACCTCTCGTTCGGCGGCACGCCCTTTGAGCCCGACCGGCTGATCGAACGCCGCATCGAAGTGCCGCTGAGCGGTCCGCCGGAGTTCATGCAAGCCTATCAGCGTTGCTACGATGAACTGATCGACGTGCAACCCAAGGACTACCCGATCTTGGCCTGTCTCAGCCGCGTGCTGCCCTACGACTTGATGGCCGTGGTCTTCCGCTCGGTGCACAACGCGGCGGACGAGGCGCTCTACGACTGGGTCGATTTCCGCGCACCGCGCGAGCTACGGCCGTTCGGCGCGAACATCGTCTGGGAGATGGACGACGAGCCGCTGACCCAAGCGCAAGTCGCCTTTGACCTCCGACTGGGCGAGATAATCGACAATCTCGATCCGGGGACCAACCTGTTGATCTGCTCCAGCCGCGGATTCCGCTTCGACGGCCAACACTGGGTCGAGGTGCGCTTCTCCCGCATAGTGCCCGACGCCCTGGGGATCGATGCGGCCCAGCTGCAGGAAGACGAGCTGACCGTACGCGCGGGACTGGGCCGCGTCTCCGCACGGATACGCTGGACCTGGATGCCGCTGACCTGGACCGACGTCGACGGCCGACAGCGGCGGGTACTGGTGCGCACCAAGTACATCGCGCTGAGCGGAACCCGCATGGCGTCCAAGGTCTGGTTCAACTCGATCGAGGATCGCCTGGCTCAGGAGCTCGGCCCGCTCTCGCAGCAAGTCGAGGTCATGCGCTGGGGTCCGCGTACGGCCTGGATCATGCCGCGCGAAGAGCGGCTGCTCGAGATCATCGCCGACTCGCGCAGCGCCGAGCGGATGGAAAACCCGTTCATGGTGACGATCAACGCCGGCGGTCAGCAGCCCGGCGCCCATGGCGTATTCCTGGCCATGGGCCCGGCGATCGAACCCGGAGCGCGGCTGCGCGACGACGCCAAGGTCGAGGATATCGCACCGACGATCCTCTACCTGCTGGGCCTACCCATCCCCCGGCAAATCAGCGGCCGCGTGCTGACCGAGGTAATCCGGCCCGAGACGTTGGCAGCGCGGCCGCCGCTGAGGGTCGGCGATTAATCCGCAGATCGAGCCTTGCCAAGAGTGCTGGAACGAATAAGCTATTTACAGCTAAGCAATTCTGATAAAGATAAAAAAGATCTCACGTCCCGGGCGACTCTCGCCGGACAGGAGGGTCCACGATGAACAGAAGCATTATTTACGTGCTGTTGACGCTGGTCGCGTTGGCCACGGCTCAGATCGTCTCGGCTGCAGAACTGGGGCCCGAGGAGATCTACTTCCTCGAAGGCGATAAGTTCCTCGATCAAGGGCAATACGACCAAGCGATCGACAGTCTCGATAAGGCGATCGCGCTCAACCCGCATTACTTCATCGCGTTCCAGGCTCGCGGCAGCGCCTACTATGCCAAGGGACAGTATCAGCTTGCGGCCGCCGACTTCAGCAGAGCGATCGAGATCGTGCCCTCCGACGCTGCCAACTACGCCTTTCGCGGCTACGCCTATTACGACCTGCAGCAGTACGACAAAGCGATCGCCGACTTTAACAAGGCGCAGCAACTGGGCGAGACCGACGCCGCGCTGCTCGTGGCACGCGGCGGCGCGCACTACACCCAAGGCGCGCACGAGGTCGCGGTGAACGATTACAGCGACGCGCTGAGCATCGATCCGAACAACGTCCAGGCAATCAACGCCCGCGCACAAACCTACCTCGAGATGGGAAGCTTCGAGCCGGCCGCCGCCGACTTCGGCAAACAGATCGCCATGCGACCGGTGGATCCGACCGGATACGTCGGCCGGGGAACGGCCTGGTTCGAGCTGGGACGCTTTGAGCAGTCCGCAGCAGACTTCTCCAAGGCGATCGAGCTGGCACCGAACGATCGTTCGAACTACGTCTTACGCGCCGCAGCCTATTTGGCGCAAGAGAAGTTCGCCTTGGCCGAGGCCGACCTGGACCATGCTCTGTCGCTTGAGGCCGACGACGCCGAGGTATGCAACATGCGCGGCACGGCACGCTACTACCAAGAGAAAAAGGAGCAGGCCCTGGCCGATTTCGAGCGGGCGCTGACCCTCGACCCGGACAATGCCGACGCCCTTTGGAACAAGGCCCAGATTTGCGACGAGCTGGAGCGCGGCGACGAGGCGCTTCAGGCTTATCGCGATTTCATCAAGTCCGCGCCTCAGGATTCGGCGTACCTGGCCTCCATTGATCAGGCCAAGACGCGCGTCGCCGAGCTGGAGCAAGGCAAGGAGTAAAACCGGCTTTGAGCCGGCACAATACTCGCGCAGTATGCCTGTCTTAATGTAACGACCCTCTCCGCAACGCGAAGAACATCGTAGGGCAGCGTGCAAGGTTCGCTAGCGTGTCATGCTGCGGCTCGAAGCCACACCACTACTCCGTGCCGCTGATGGCCGCCTCCAGGTCGAGCAGGGCCTGCATCGCCTGTTCGGCGCGCTCAGTCGCGTTGCTCCGCAACTGTTCGATGCCCGCCGCCTTATCAAAGGGCAATGAGAACTGGGCGTAGTGTTTGATCTTGGGCTCGGTGCCCGAGGGGCGCACGGTGATGCGGTCGGACAGATCCTCGCTCAGGTGGAAGGTCAGCACGTCGCCGCTGTCCCAATCCGGGTGGGACTCGACCCTGCCGCCGCTGAACTTGCGCAGCAGCGTCTGGCGGTCGGTCACTGCATGGACCGGCATCGCGCCGAGCTGTGTGGGCGGATCGTTGCGCAACGCGTCCATGATGCGTCGCATCTTCAGCGAGCCCTGGGCGCCCTCAAGGAAAATCGAGCGTTGCAGCTCGACAAACACGCCGTGCTGTCGCATCAGCTCGTCGAGTTGATCGACCAGCCCCCGACCACGGGCTTGCAGGTGCGCGGCGCACTGGGCCAGCAGCAGTGCTGCGATCACCGCGTCCTTGTCGCGTACGAAGTCGCCCATCAGGTAGCCCAGGCTCTCCTCAAAGCCGAAGATAAAACGCGAACTGTCGTCCAGGCTGCCGATGGTCCGACCGATCCACTTGAAACCGACCAGCAAATGGTCGATCACCTCCAGGCCGTAACCCTGGGCAATGCGCTTGACCAGATCGGTGGAAACCAGAGTCTCGATCACCACTCCGTCGGGCCTTAACGCGCCTTGCTCGCTGAGGCGGTCGAGCACGAACCAGCACAGCAGCGCGCCGACCTGGTTGCCTTTGAGAAATACCCATTGGCCGTGATGTTTGACCGCTACGCCCAGCCGGTCGGCGTCAGGGTCCGAAGCCATGACCAGCGCCGCGCCGATGCGATCGGCCTGTTCCACCGCCAAGCCCATCGACGCGGTCTCCTCGGGATTGGGCTTGCCGCCGGGCACGCTGCTGAACATCGGATCGGGCACTGCCTGACGTTCGACCAAATGCAGGCCACCAAAGCCCAGTCGCTCGAGGGCCGGGACCACGGCCACCGCGCCCGCGCCGTGCAGCGGCGTATACACGAAATCGAGATCGCGCTCGTCGCACAGGTTCAGGCCGCAGACGCGATCGAGGTAGGCCTGGTCGATCTGGCTGCCCACGATCCGCACTAATCCGGCCGTGATCGCCTGCTGCAACGGCATGCGTTCGATCTGCCGCACTGCACTGACGCACTGGATGATCCCATTATCGTCCGGCGGCACAACCTGGCCGCCGTCCGCGCCGTAGGCCTTGAAACCGTTGTCGCTCGGCGGATTGTGGCTGGCGGTGATCACCACTCCGGCCGCGGCCCGCAGCTCGCGCACGGCGAAGCTCAGCTCGGGCGTGGGCCGAAAAGAATCGAACAGGTAGGTTCTAATTTTGTGGGCCGCGAGCACCTCGGCGGTCAGCTCGGAATAGAGTCGGCTGTTGCGGCGAGTGTCGCAGGCCACGACCACCCCCTGCTCCCGCACCTGCTCGCCCTTGCTCAGCAGGTAGTCGGCCAGCCCGGCCGCGGACTCGCCGATGGTGCGCTCGTTGATCCGGTTGGGCCCCACGCCCTCAGTGCCGCGGCGGCCGCCGGTGCCGAACGGAATCTGTATGTAGAAGCAGTCATCGAGCTCGGTCCACTCGCCGCTCTGGATCAACTGTTCGATCTGCGGCCTGTACTGCTCGTACTCGGGCTGCTCGAGCCATAGTTTCAAATTTTCCAGCGTGCTCGCCAGCAACTCACCGCGCTCCTGCGCCCCAGTCGCCTGTTGCAGAAAATCGCTCATGAGTATTCCTAACCGATGATCGTGGCAATCGCGCGTTGCACGTCGCCAAAATCATCCAGCGCCGCGTCGGCCCCTGCCGCGATCAGCTGCGCCGCGCTGTAGCTGCCCGTGGCCACTCCCACCACGCGCATGCCGTGGGCCTTGCCGCAGTCCACATCGCGCGGCGTGTCGCCGACGATCACCACACGGGGTCCCAGGCCGATGCTGCGCCCCAGCGCTCGCTCGGCGCGCTGCACCGCCAGCGGCGGCAGGTTCTCGCGCACCTCGTGGTCCGAGCCGAAGGCGCCGAAATCGAAGTAACGGTTGAGCTCGAAACGCGCGAGCTTGATCCGCGCCGTGCGCTCGTAGTTACCCGTAACCAGCCCCAGCGCCACCGCGGGCAACGCTGCGAGCTCGTCGAGCAACGCGGGCAAGCCGGGCATCAGCAACGCCTGTTCGCTGCGCGGCATCTCATACGCCAGGTGCTCGTAATAGCGATCGCGCAGCCGGCAAAGCGTCGCGGCCTCGTCCGGCCCGAGTTCCACATTGTGCAACGCGGCCATCTCGCGGAACAGCATCGGGTCGACCTTGCCGTCGGGATGGATTCCCTCGAAGGCGTTCTCCACGCCGTAGACATCGTGAAACGCCTGGGCCATGCCGCGCATCCCGGCCCCGCCGGAGAGCATCAGCGTGGCGTCGAGGTCGAACAGCAGCAGCCGAAAATTGTCACTCATACGTAGCGTCTCCAGGTCGCGGGGACCAGCAGGATCAGGATCGTGTAGATCTCAAGGCGGCCCAGCAACATCAACGCGATCAGCAGCCACTTGGCAGCGGAGGGCATCCAGGCGTAGTTCTGCCCCGGACCCACCAGGCCCAAACCCGGGCCGATGTTGCCGATGCTCGCCACCGCGGCCGAGATCGTGGTCATCGCGGCGGACGTCTCGCCCTGCAGATGCGGCTCGAGCATTATCCCCAGCAGCACGGTGGAGACCACGAACAGCGCGACGTAGAGGAAGAAGAAATTCCACACTCCGCGCATCGTCTCGCGGGGCACTGCGCGCCGGCCGAACTTGACCGGGTTGACCGCCCGCGGGTGCAGCAGTTGAAACAGCTCCTGGTAGGCGTGCTTGGTCAGCAGGATGAACCGCGCGACCTTCATGCCGCCGGCGGTGCTGCCCGCGCTGCCGCCGACGAACATCAGGAACAGCAGGAACACCTGCAGGAAGCTCGGCCAGGTGCCGAAGTCTGCGGTGGAAAATCCGGTGGTGGAGAGGATCGTCGGCACCTGGAACACGGCCAGGCGAAAGCTCTGGGCCACCGAGATCGTAGTGGTCAACCACAGTCCGGCCCAGATGAAAATCACGGCCAGCGCAAAGATCGCCAAATAGACCCGCAGCTCGGTATCGCGCAACACGCGGCGAAACTTGCCCTTGAGCATCAGGTAGTGCAGCGCGAAGTTGATCCCGGCAAGAACCATGAACACGCTGACCACGTACTGGATGAACGGCCCGTAGTCACCGATGCTGCCGTTGCGCGTGGAGAAGCCGCCGGTGGCCATGGTGGCAAAGGCGTGACAGATCGCCTCGAACAGGTTCATGCCGCCGAGCATCAGCAGTCCGGCCTCGAGCACCGTCAGCAGCGCGTAGACGCCCCACAACGCCTTGGCGGTCTGGGCGATGCGCGGAGTGAGTTTATCGGCGCTGGGTCCGGGAACCTCGGCGCGATAGAGCTGCATCCCGCCGATGCCCAGCAGCGGCAGGATCGTGATCGAGAGCACGATGATCCCCATCCCGCCCAGCCAGTGGGTCAGCGCGCGCCAGAAGAGAATCGCATGATCGACGGTCTCGACGTCGGTGAGGATGCTCGCCCCGGTGGTGGTGAACCCCGAGGCGCACTCGAACACCGCGTCGGTCCAGCTGGTCATCGCACCGCTGAGGTAAAACGGCAGCGCGCCGAGCAGGCAGGCCAGCACCCAGGCGAAGGCCACCAGCGCGATGCCGTCGCGCTGAGCGATCTCCTTGGGCGCGGAGCGCAGCGGCAAAATCAACACCGCGCCGAGCACCACGGCGATCCCCGCGCTGAGCGCAAAGCTCAGGGCGCTGTCCAGCTCGCCGTAGATCAGCCCGACAACCATCGGCGCGAGCATGCAGCAGCCGAGGATCACGGCGAATGCTCCGAGCGTCCGCAGTACGACCCTGATGTGCATGATTAGAAGTAATCTAGTTTAACGGTGAACAGCTTCTCGATGCGCGGGATCATCCGCTTGCGGGCGAAGATCACCACCCGGTCGCCGGCCTCGATCACGGTGCCGCCCTGGGGGATGATCGCCTGATTGCCGCGCACCAGTCCGCCGACGATCGAGCCTGCGGGAAAGTTCATTTTGGACAGCGGCCGACCGACGATGTCGCTGGTCTCCAGCGCCTTGAACTC encodes:
- a CDS encoding neutral/alkaline non-lysosomal ceramidase N-terminal domain-containing protein, which codes for MAKRKDEFRAGAAAVRITPTDLGKCYLAGFAPNRICRGVLDPLWARALYISDGSTELALVACDLIGLSWQFVQQIRSRISGIDQHNVLIHCTHTHSGPDTMGLWGKALGELPLVSGIDPQYMDSLFDEIAFAVNKARINARPAVAYTAVDRTDRAGWVENIREPNLIDEQMTLLRLDDLAGRTIATLVNFGCHPETLWDRNHLLSPDYPAQLLTTVESALGGVGLFVSGALGGMVTPALTEDTSQARRREFTVELGTHLGQCAVDALQKARKVDAPSIDYRRAELLLPFENKLLAFMSNMGVLGERRPEGGRLRTEVAAIRLGPLGAITMPGETLPAVGLAAKELLDCKHKMLFSLCNDELGYILPESDFGNGLYEYESKMSVGPHTAPELLGALASLIAD
- a CDS encoding tetratricopeptide repeat protein; amino-acid sequence: MNRSIIYVLLTLVALATAQIVSAAELGPEEIYFLEGDKFLDQGQYDQAIDSLDKAIALNPHYFIAFQARGSAYYAKGQYQLAAADFSRAIEIVPSDAANYAFRGYAYYDLQQYDKAIADFNKAQQLGETDAALLVARGGAHYTQGAHEVAVNDYSDALSIDPNNVQAINARAQTYLEMGSFEPAAADFGKQIAMRPVDPTGYVGRGTAWFELGRFEQSAADFSKAIELAPNDRSNYVLRAAAYLAQEKFALAEADLDHALSLEADDAEVCNMRGTARYYQEKKEQALADFERALTLDPDNADALWNKAQICDELERGDEALQAYRDFIKSAPQDSAYLASIDQAKTRVAELEQGKE
- a CDS encoding phospho-sugar mutase, which translates into the protein MSDFLQQATGAQERGELLASTLENLKLWLEQPEYEQYRPQIEQLIQSGEWTELDDCFYIQIPFGTGGRRGTEGVGPNRINERTIGESAAGLADYLLSKGEQVREQGVVVACDTRRNSRLYSELTAEVLAAHKIRTYLFDSFRPTPELSFAVRELRAAAGVVITASHNPPSDNGFKAYGADGGQVVPPDDNGIIQCVSAVRQIERMPLQQAITAGLVRIVGSQIDQAYLDRVCGLNLCDERDLDFVYTPLHGAGAVAVVPALERLGFGGLHLVERQAVPDPMFSSVPGGKPNPEETASMGLAVEQADRIGAALVMASDPDADRLGVAVKHHGQWVFLKGNQVGALLCWFVLDRLSEQGALRPDGVVIETLVSTDLVKRIAQGYGLEVIDHLLVGFKWIGRTIGSLDDSSRFIFGFEESLGYLMGDFVRDKDAVIAALLLAQCAAHLQARGRGLVDQLDELMRQHGVFVELQRSIFLEGAQGSLKMRRIMDALRNDPPTQLGAMPVHAVTDRQTLLRKFSGGRVESHPDWDSGDVLTFHLSEDLSDRITVRPSGTEPKIKHYAQFSLPFDKAAGIEQLRSNATERAEQAMQALLDLEAAISGTE
- a CDS encoding HAD hydrolase-like protein, which codes for MSDNFRLLLFDLDATLMLSGGAGMRGMAQAFHDVYGVENAFEGIHPDGKVDPMLFREMAALHNVELGPDEAATLCRLRDRYYEHLAYEMPRSEQALLMPGLPALLDELAALPAVALGLVTGNYERTARIKLARFELNRYFDFGAFGSDHEVRENLPPLAVQRAERALGRSIGLGPRVVIVGDTPRDVDCGKAHGMRVVGVATGSYSAAQLIAAGADAALDDFGDVQRAIATIIG
- a CDS encoding TrkH family potassium uptake protein: MHIRVVLRTLGAFAVILGCCMLAPMVVGLIYGELDSALSFALSAGIAVVLGAVLILPLRSAPKEIAQRDGIALVAFAWVLACLLGALPFYLSGAMTSWTDAVFECASGFTTTGASILTDVETVDHAILFWRALTHWLGGMGIIVLSITILPLLGIGGMQLYRAEVPGPSADKLTPRIAQTAKALWGVYALLTVLEAGLLMLGGMNLFEAICHAFATMATGGFSTRNGSIGDYGPFIQYVVSVFMVLAGINFALHYLMLKGKFRRVLRDTELRVYLAIFALAVIFIWAGLWLTTTISVAQSFRLAVFQVPTILSTTGFSTADFGTWPSFLQVFLLFLMFVGGSAGSTAGGMKVARFILLTKHAYQELFQLLHPRAVNPVKFGRRAVPRETMRGVWNFFFLYVALFVVSTVLLGIMLEPHLQGETSAAMTTISAAVASIGNIGPGLGLVGPGQNYAWMPSAAKWLLIALMLLGRLEIYTILILLVPATWRRYV